The bacterium genomic sequence ATGGCCCTACCCTCCCGGCTTGGGGCGCTTCGCCCCGTACTTCGACCGGCCGCGCTTACGGTCGGTCACCCCGGCCGTATCGAGCGTCCCCCGGACGATGTGATACCGGATCCCGGGCAGATCCTTGACGCGGCCGCCCCGGATCAATACCACCGAGTGCTCTTGTAGATTGTGCCCGATCCCCGGGATATAGGCGGTGACCTCGATCCCGTTGGTCAGCCGCACCCGGGCGATCTTCCGCAACGCGGAGTTCGGCTTCTTCGGCGTCGTCGTCTTGACTTGAATGCACACCCCGCGCCGTTGCGGGCTCGTCTGCAGCGCCGGCGATTTGCTCTTGGTCGCTTCGGCCGTCCGGCCTAACCGGACGAGTTGACTGACTGTCG encodes the following:
- the rpsL gene encoding 30S ribosomal protein S12, giving the protein MPTVSQLVRLGRTAEATKSKSPALQTSPQRRGVCIQVKTTTPKKPNSALRKIARVRLTNGIEVTAYIPGIGHNLQEHSVVLIRGGRVKDLPGIRYHIVRGTLDTAGVTDRKRGRSKYGAKRPKPGG